The Apium graveolens cultivar Ventura chromosome 11, ASM990537v1, whole genome shotgun sequence genome has a window encoding:
- the LOC141698113 gene encoding uncharacterized protein LOC141698113 — protein MASTLSPTIYHLPLTTYSNKNVKTNNVFSSSLFCNSSTLSSNSNITHNFLKAKKFSTTISRPFAVRAMAPPKPGGKAKKVTGMIKLALEAGKATPAPPVGPALGSKGVNIMAFCKDYNARTADKAGYIIPVEITVYDDRSFTFILKTPPASVLLLKAAGAEKGSKDPKLEKVGKVTIDQLRTIAIEKLPDLNCSSIESAMRIIAGTAANMGIDVDPPILTPKIKELV, from the exons ATGGCTTCAACACTATCCCCAACAATCTATCATCTACCTCTTACAACTTACTCAAACAAGAATGTTAAAACCAACAATGTTTTCTCATCTTCACTGTTTTGCAATTCCTCAACCTTATCTTCAAATTCAAACATAACCCACAATTTTCTCAAGGCTAAGAAGTTTAGTACAACAATTTCTAGACCATTTGCTGTTAGAGCCATGGCCCCTCCTAAGCCTGGTGGCAAAGCCAAGAAAG TGACAGGAATGATAAAGCTAGCACTGGAGGCGGGGAAAGCTACTCCTGCTCCTCCAGTCGGGCCAGCACTTGGTTCTAAAGGTGTGAATATCATGGCTTTTTGTAAAGATTACAATGCCAGGACTGCTGATAAAGCTGGCTATATCATTCCTGTTGAAATCACTGTTTACGAT GACAGAAGCTTCACTTTCATCTTGAAAACTCCACCTGCTTCAGTACTGCTTCTTAAGGCTGCAG GAGCAGAGAAAGGCTCAAAAGACCCAAAACTAGAGAAAGTCGGGAAAGTCACAATTGACCAGCTGCGCACCATTGCAATTGAGAAATTGCCAGACTTGAATTGTTCAAGCATAGAATCTGCAATGAGAATCATAGCTGGTACTGCAGCTAATATGGGTATTGATGTCGATCCTCCTATTCTTACCCCCAAGATTAAGGAACTTGTGTAG
- the LOC141697407 gene encoding metal tolerance protein A2-like isoform X1, with the protein MFQVSVSRFGIFFHFIFVTFSIHFKMDTHHSEQGHIVEVCGDLQVQERTSGVNKICDGAPCGFSDSLSSPKEAKERSDSMRKLLIAVALCIIFMTVEVVGGIKANSLAILTDAAHLLSDVAAFAISLFSLWASGWEATPRQSYGFFRIEILGALVSIQMIWLLAGILVYEAISRFFYETGEVQGFLMFLVSAFGLVVNIIMAVLLGHDHGHSHGHGHGHDHGHSHGQDHDHAHEHNHENSDDMHTHGVTITTEVVNKAGHSKHDKHHHHAHGTDHTVPLLGPSSESEGEHKQKKQRNINVQGAYLHVLGDSIQSIGVMIGGALIWYKPEWKIIDLICTLIFSVIVLGTTINMLGNIWEVLMENTPREIDATRLEKGLCEMDEVVAIHELHIWAITVGKVLLACHVKVKPEADADMVLDKVVDYIKKEYNISHVTIQIEREMQT; encoded by the exons ATGTTTCAAGTTTCTGTTTCAAGATTTGGGATTTTCTTCCATTTTATTTTCGTTACGTTCTCCATTCATTTTAAG ATGGATACGCATCATTCTGAACAAGGACACATCGTGGAGGTATGTGGAGATCTTCAAGTTCAAGAGAGGACATCAGGTGTGAATAAAATTTGTGATGGAGCACCATGTGGATTTTCTGATTCTTTATCCAGTCCCAAAGAAGCGAAAGAACGTAGTGATTCCATGCGAAAGCTTTTGATTGCTGTTGCTCTATGCATCATATTTATGACCGTAGAAGTTGTTGGAGGTATTAAGGCCAACAGTCTAGCTATTTTGACAGATGCGGCTCATTTGTTGTCAGATGTTGCTGCTTTTGCAATTTCATTGTTCTCACTGTGGGCATCGGGATGGGAAGCTACACCTCGTCAGTCTTATGGTTTTTTCCGAATTGAGATTCTCGGAGCATTGGTCTCAATTCAAATGATATGGCTTCTTGCTGGGATCCTTGTCTATGAAGCCATTTCAAGATTCTTTTATGAAACAGGTGAAGTTCAGGGCTTCCTTATGTTTCTTGTTTCTGCTTTCGGTCTAGTGGTTAATATTATCATGGCTGTTTTGTTGGGGCACGATCATGGCCACAGTCATGGCCACGGTCATGGCCACGATCATGGCCACAGTCATGGTCAGGATCATGATCATGCGCACGAGCACAACCATGAGAACTCTGATGATATGCACACCCATGGAGTGACAATCACAACCGAAGTGGTGAACAAAGCGGGGCATTCCAAACATGATAAGCATCATCACCATGCTCATGGAACAGATCATACCGTACCTTTGCTTGGTCCTTCCTCTGAATCTGAAGGTGAACATAAGCAAAAGAAGCAACGCAACATCAATGTTCAGGGTGCATATCTTCATGTATTAGGGGATTCAATTCAGAGCATTGGGGTGATGATTGGTGGAGCACTTATATGGTATAAACCTGAGTGGAAGATCATTGATTTGATATGCACACTCATCTTTTCCGTAATTGTTCTGGGAACTACTATCAACATGTTGGGCAACATATGGGAGGTTCTGATGGAGAACACACCCCGAGAAATCGACGCAACAAGGCTTGAGAAAGGACTTTGTGAGATGGACGAGGTAGTTGCAATACATGAGTTGCATATATGGGCAATTACAGTAGGCAAAGTGCTACTAGCTTGTCATGTAAAGGTGAAGCCTGAAGCTGATGCTGACATGGTACTGGACAAGGTTGTGGATTATATCAAAAAAGAGTATAATATCAGCCATGTAACTATACAAATCGAAAGAGAGATGCAAACTTGA
- the LOC141697407 gene encoding metal tolerance protein A2-like isoform X2 has product MDTHHSEQGHIVEVCGDLQVQERTSGVNKICDGAPCGFSDSLSSPKEAKERSDSMRKLLIAVALCIIFMTVEVVGGIKANSLAILTDAAHLLSDVAAFAISLFSLWASGWEATPRQSYGFFRIEILGALVSIQMIWLLAGILVYEAISRFFYETGEVQGFLMFLVSAFGLVVNIIMAVLLGHDHGHSHGHGHGHDHGHSHGQDHDHAHEHNHENSDDMHTHGVTITTEVVNKAGHSKHDKHHHHAHGTDHTVPLLGPSSESEGEHKQKKQRNINVQGAYLHVLGDSIQSIGVMIGGALIWYKPEWKIIDLICTLIFSVIVLGTTINMLGNIWEVLMENTPREIDATRLEKGLCEMDEVVAIHELHIWAITVGKVLLACHVKVKPEADADMVLDKVVDYIKKEYNISHVTIQIEREMQT; this is encoded by the coding sequence ATGGATACGCATCATTCTGAACAAGGACACATCGTGGAGGTATGTGGAGATCTTCAAGTTCAAGAGAGGACATCAGGTGTGAATAAAATTTGTGATGGAGCACCATGTGGATTTTCTGATTCTTTATCCAGTCCCAAAGAAGCGAAAGAACGTAGTGATTCCATGCGAAAGCTTTTGATTGCTGTTGCTCTATGCATCATATTTATGACCGTAGAAGTTGTTGGAGGTATTAAGGCCAACAGTCTAGCTATTTTGACAGATGCGGCTCATTTGTTGTCAGATGTTGCTGCTTTTGCAATTTCATTGTTCTCACTGTGGGCATCGGGATGGGAAGCTACACCTCGTCAGTCTTATGGTTTTTTCCGAATTGAGATTCTCGGAGCATTGGTCTCAATTCAAATGATATGGCTTCTTGCTGGGATCCTTGTCTATGAAGCCATTTCAAGATTCTTTTATGAAACAGGTGAAGTTCAGGGCTTCCTTATGTTTCTTGTTTCTGCTTTCGGTCTAGTGGTTAATATTATCATGGCTGTTTTGTTGGGGCACGATCATGGCCACAGTCATGGCCACGGTCATGGCCACGATCATGGCCACAGTCATGGTCAGGATCATGATCATGCGCACGAGCACAACCATGAGAACTCTGATGATATGCACACCCATGGAGTGACAATCACAACCGAAGTGGTGAACAAAGCGGGGCATTCCAAACATGATAAGCATCATCACCATGCTCATGGAACAGATCATACCGTACCTTTGCTTGGTCCTTCCTCTGAATCTGAAGGTGAACATAAGCAAAAGAAGCAACGCAACATCAATGTTCAGGGTGCATATCTTCATGTATTAGGGGATTCAATTCAGAGCATTGGGGTGATGATTGGTGGAGCACTTATATGGTATAAACCTGAGTGGAAGATCATTGATTTGATATGCACACTCATCTTTTCCGTAATTGTTCTGGGAACTACTATCAACATGTTGGGCAACATATGGGAGGTTCTGATGGAGAACACACCCCGAGAAATCGACGCAACAAGGCTTGAGAAAGGACTTTGTGAGATGGACGAGGTAGTTGCAATACATGAGTTGCATATATGGGCAATTACAGTAGGCAAAGTGCTACTAGCTTGTCATGTAAAGGTGAAGCCTGAAGCTGATGCTGACATGGTACTGGACAAGGTTGTGGATTATATCAAAAAAGAGTATAATATCAGCCATGTAACTATACAAATCGAAAGAGAGATGCAAACTTGA